A stretch of DNA from Benincasa hispida cultivar B227 unplaced genomic scaffold, ASM972705v1 Contig737, whole genome shotgun sequence:
ACAAACTATGCTATCTTCAACAGGTTTCAATGAGACTCGACTCGGCTCAACTCGAAATTGCACACTTAACAAAatgattcttttttcttttaagttcaATATATAGATACGGGATTTCAAACCACTAATTTCTTGGTCGAGGATATATGCCTAAACCAATTGATTAACTAGATTATACATCTCTAAAACTATTGGATCTCAAACTTGATGTCTTGAACACCTCATTGGTCACACAAACATAAGAGtgtttaaattttcattcaaataaATTAGTAGCCTCCATGAACAGGGCTTGTTCTCTTGTTGGTCAAAGCAAGTCACTTTGCCCACAAGCAAGAGAGATGGGTGACTGAATATATATGCAAGAGCAAACATGTGGAAGTGCTAAGAAAAAGCTACAGTTTACCATTCCTAGGACAAGATTACAACAGATTATAGAGGACAAGGAAGAGAAGACCTAGAAACAATGCTCCTGACCCGAAACCGAATCCATCAGCATCGTAGCCAGAGCTGCTGGAATGCTGAACTGCAAAAGTGGATGAGACATGAAGAACAGGAAAGAAAATAGATAGCAAATGTACAAGCAgtaagaggaaaagaagaatcACTGCAACCCAAATGCCCAGTTCAAGTAGAGACTCTATACTATCCCAGATGGATTGAAGAGTTGGCCAAAATATTATCATCCCCAGAAATCCAACTATGATACAAGGTACAACAGGTGATGGTCCTGCCGTAGTATATCCCATTACCTCTCTCTGAATCAGAACCTGGGTTGCAAAAGAGTGATATTGAAGGGGAAAAGGCTGTTTGTTGGTGGTAGGAGTGACTTTGGAAAAGCTTGACCCCTTTTCCATGCTTTTAAGAGGGTCAAAATATTAGTTGATCAATGACAGACTCaagaatttcaattttttttaatcaggTCTTAAAGACAATATAGGTAGGATTGGATGCCAACCTGAGCAAACTGTATAAAGCTGAATGAGTAACTAATTACTTATGAATTGAAAGCAATAGAAAGGAGCCAATGTATCTTTGTGGGTCATGGTCTAGTCTATGCTAAGTAGGATGGATAATCAGGTACCATAAGAAAGGCACCTGATTATTTTTACATTGTGttaatattaaatgaaatttgataatgACATTTAGATAAATGAAAATGTGTTTGAATGACATCATAGGTGGGCTACAGATAAATAATATGCCAAAATCAGGAGGTTCAGATTTTTCATTTGCGGGAGCAGTTGGATGTCCAGAAGCGTCCAATATCTGTACTTTATTCTATTTGACATGATAAAATATATAGACGAAGATCAAGAAGGAACCTGATAAATAAACATACAGTAGCTCATTGAACACTCAGCATCTGGATAGCAGATCAGATCACTTGAATAGTAATCTGCAACACTGGAAAAGACCTGTAAAAGCTTCCCGTTGGACATAAAAAAGGATGACAATTTCCTACAAGATTATTTAGCAAACAGTCTCTTGCCCTTggagatacattttttttagtaaagaaTATAATTTCCATTCATCCCCATATAAAAAGTAAACGGAGCAAGAAAATGTTCTGATCTCCTCTTGACACAGTTCTTGAAAATTTACCAAGAAGTCGTATTGTATACCACAGAATCTCCTAAAACTACAAAATTACAGCTTGTAAACCATGAAGATGATGATGGTGGCCAGACACACGTGCAGATCTTTCATAATGTTGGATTATATCGGAGATGTTGCTCATAGTAGTTAATCAACTGCAGTGAGAGAGTTGTTGTAAATACTGGCAGGTCAAAAACCAATTAAGATAAGTATGTAAGGTAGAGTACGGAAATTTGATCAATTACCAGATGTGGATTGTTAGTCTTAAGGAATTTGTTATTCACCGTCACTTCTTTTCCATCCGACCTGCATGCAAAAAAGGAGATCCACAATCACTGCTTCAAACGGACGCCCCCTCCCCCccaaaacaagaaaaaaggGGGATGGCCAGAGCTTGTGTACTTTGGCTGTCCTTATTGTAATGTCAATAAAATGCATAGATATGCCAATGAAGAGATAATTGAAGAAATGTATAGATAACCAAGTTTAACAGATCAGGTTAGAGTTTTGTGTAATTGGgtagaaatttgaaaacaataatcGAAATCAAGTAATTTTAGGGTCCTTTTtataacaatttcattttttgtttttaaaaatggtACTTATTTAATCAccattcatttaaaataatttttttttctaaaaaaaatatttgaattcttaatcttGTAGCCTAGTATTTTGAAAACAtggataaaaaatagataactttATTTTCTACCATCTTCTCTATCTACTAGGATTCGAACCCACCCATGACCAGAGGGTTAGATAACATTATTATCCACTCTCGAAGTCATGAAGCTACGAAATCGATcgggtaaaaaatagataacaaatcaaAGAAACGTTAAAACTGCTTTTAAGTTCCAATACTTTCACCAAGTTTAAAGAGAGATACATATAATCCACATAGGCTAATGTTGAATCACATGAAGGGTTTACTTGATGACTATTAAATAGAGAGAGTAATACTCAACAATGCAAAGGAAGAGTAGTTAGTGTTGTATAACAAACCTCACAGCCAAGAAGGTTACGATTACATCTGGGATGTTATTTAATACTGAAACTGAATAACCAACAGGCTTGATTATCCTTGTGATGGTAGGCACATTTCTGGAGTGGCCTGACAAACTAGGATTCTCGGGTCCAAATTGTTTGCTGCGATCAGTAGGCTCAATGCTTACAGTTGCTGcattttgttttaattcttGTTCAGATTCTTCAGACAAGGCTGAATCCTTTGTGAACCTTTTCACCCTACTAGACTTCCTTCTCTTGGCTCCAATGGAGTGACTTTCCTGAGCAGAACCCACCACGCAATCGGCCTTGGAAACATCATAAACAAGGGTAAGATCGTTAGAAGCCACTGCTTTTTTATCGGAATCAACCATATTGGCAGATATTGCTGCCTTGAGCTCAACAAGTTTCAGATCATATTCGTCTCTCTTTCTACTTCCATCAAATTTCCCATCCACATGTCCATTCTCAACATCAATTGTTCGAGTAGTTTTGGTATGATTAAGGTGGCTTCCAAACTCTCCTTCATGAGTAGAGTCCACTGGTGCTTGAGGAATAGGAAGATCACAATCACGTTTCCCGTTTAAAGGAGCGGCCGATAGACGATCATCCACAGTACCGATAACTACATCCGTGACATTATCAATAGCTAACATTTGAAGCTGTTTTTCCTCACGAGGTTGATTTTCAATGTCTCCATCCTTGCGCTTGCGCTTGCGCTGCTTTCCTGATCGCGACCTACAAAAGCTGAATAACACATAATCAGTTCCAAGTTGTGAGGAAATTTTCCAAATTACATTTCCTGCCATACATTTGCTGCAATCATTTCACAAAATAAAAAGTGACTGAATAGGTGctagaacctttcttcaaattCATCAATAAATTCAGAGCATGCTTGGAGATTGTCCAAGGGTTCCCATGTATTTTCTGTCTCTGGCCAACCACGCCTGTCAAAAACAAATTCCTGAAGCTCCTTTCACGTATATCAAGAACAAATCACAGCGATGGCCGATAAGAACTGTACGATAAACAGAAAGAAAAACCTCAAAAATCGTACATACCATTTGACGAGGTACTGAAGCTGTCCCTATGGATTCaagaaaagaaaactcaaaTCAGACTCATAAAAGAACATATACAAACACAATCGCCAGAACAACAAATCCGAGAGTACAACACCAGACTATTTCGATGAAAAAACACCGGAAAATCTATTTGCACATACGATTAAAATAGAAGAGAAATATGTAAAAATACACTCAATTCTCAGAAACATCTGTAATTTCTCAAGTACATTCACATTCTATAACATTATCCAACAAACACTAAAAACGATAGAACAAGTAGGTACAATGGAGGAAGAGACAAAAATACCTTACGGACTCTTTTCCGCCGAATAGCTTCGACTTCGAAGAAGCCTTCATCGAGGTTAGTTCGGTGAGAAGCAGAGACATCAGGTACAGCATTATCTTCTGCGTTGACTTCTCCGGCGTCGTCGGTAGGCAGTGGAATTTGCACAGAACTGTTCTGAAGTGAAGAAGGTGGATATGGAGATGGAATTATGGGTTCATTACCATTGTTGTTAGAGATGGAAGGGCCTGAATCGCCATTAAGATGAGTAGATTGAGTGAAATCAGGGATTGGAAGCGCCGCTGTTTCAGGCTCGGAGCTTCCCACCgctttcttcttccctctcCCCATTTTCGTTTTATCCCTCCTTTCCTTTCCCTCTCTTTTCATCTTTCAATTTATATCCAATATTAAAGTGAAAGCTAAacgaatttaattaaatctaatttggACATCATTTCTTTTAATTCGCTTACCTAATGATTTTCAATTTATGGTTTGAGTTTCACTTGAATCCCAAGTCCCTCAAAtaaccttttctttctttctttttttttggtagGCACATATTTTATccctaaaattttataattattatttaagaattagtattttatatatttaattatttatagtttatttacgattatgaccctatAATTTAGAGATGTACACTATATAAATTCTCTAACCGTTAAAGCGTCATTATTATGTATTTTGGTTTTGCTtcatggacgtagctaacacactattaTGATTAAACCACGTAAACTTGCGTGTGGATTCTCtactttttacattttttctatattctATATTTCTTGATTTCGTAACATAtactttttacaattttttagggaaaaaaagtttttaagaccctgtttttgttttttaaattcggtaagacttttttatttttaatactcttttgataaaaaaaaaaataattattttatttcaaaagattaaaatcaTGGCAATAAATTGAAAGGAAACAAacttacttttcaaaaataaaaaactaaatagacCTTTTTCATTTaactttagttttattttattacaacaaatGAATGTTGAGGATTTGAATCTTGGGAAATTTGTACAGATGATCCATTTTTTAggcccaaaatgtcaaatgaccaattttttaaaaataatgtcaattgaccctctgctgacatcatcgccatacaaaattacgtaaattgcccTCACAAGTGCCTCACGTTATAAGTCTTTCTCTTGTCGTCTGGTTAaacactctcgctctcgcttaaAATTCCCTGGTTTGATGTGATTGCTCGTCAGTGTAcgaatgatttgacaattttcacaactgaagcctcaaatcaataatacctaaacacGATACAATGTCGAtttctttaaactttaaactccATTTCAACGGTGATTATTTCTCTGGTTTTCGATGGTGTTTTGTTGAACAAAGATTTTTCGAACGGGGATTTTCAAGACAAGGCTTTTTCAGAACaatgtttcattattttgaatatgtttcattatttttgctGTGTTATTTCTTGAAATGTAGCATtacgaaattttgtattgggagagagagcgagagatagAACGAGAGTGGGAGAAagcaagagtaagagagagggcgagattaagagagagagcgagactaagAGAGAGCGATagtacacttcaattgcttgtacaacttaatgacaaatgttctCTTCCTTTATAGGATGACAAAAAAGTGTCTATTTATTCGATATGGAGGTGATTAGGATGAGAATAAAAGTTCATATATTGGGGGAGAGTTGGCACGAATCATTGTGCCTGTtacattgaagtatgaagaatttaaatctcacatttacagggttacaaatgtcagtttttcagagtttgatcttataatgagagttaaatataagtTTGAATatgaagcccctccacaatacataaggaatgatgatgatgtttGCTTCCTTCTTTTCCGAGAAGAGCTTAGTAGACTTCAGTTATCTGTAATGTTAAAATCGAA
This window harbors:
- the LOC120069988 gene encoding probable chromo domain-containing protein LHP1 isoform X1, with the translated sequence MKREGKERRDKTKMGRGKKKAVGSSEPETAALPIPDFTQSTHLNGDSGPSISNNNGNEPIIPSPYPPSSLQNSSVQIPLPTDDAGEVNAEDNAVPDVSASHRTNLDEGFFEVEAIRRKRVRKGQLQYLVKWRGWPETENTWEPLDNLQACSEFIDEFEESFCRSRSGKQRKRKRKDGDIENQPREEKQLQMLAIDNVTDVVIGTVDDRLSAAPLNGKRDCDLPIPQAPVDSTHEGEFGSHLNHTKTTRTIDVENGHVDGKFDGSRKRDEYDLKLVELKAAISANMVDSDKKAVASNDLTLVYDVSKADCVVGSAQESHSIGAKRRKSSRVKRFTKDSALSEESEQELKQNAATVSIEPTDRSKQFGPENPSLSGHSRNVPTITRIIKPVGYSVSVLNNIPDVIVTFLAVRSDGKEVTVNNKFLKTNNPHLLINYYEQHLRYNPTL
- the LOC120069988 gene encoding chromo domain protein LHP1-like isoform X2; protein product: MKREGKERRDKTKMGRGKKKAVGSSEPETAALPIPDFTQSTHLNGDSGPSISNNNGNEPIIPSPYPPSSLQNSSVQIPLPTDDAGEVNAEDNAVPDVSASHRTNLDEGFFEVEAIRRKRVRKGQLQYLVKWRGWPETENTWEPLDNLQACSEFIDEFEERSRSGKQRKRKRKDGDIENQPREEKQLQMLAIDNVTDVVIGTVDDRLSAAPLNGKRDCDLPIPQAPVDSTHEGEFGSHLNHTKTTRTIDVENGHVDGKFDGSRKRDEYDLKLVELKAAISANMVDSDKKAVASNDLTLVYDVSKADCVVGSAQESHSIGAKRRKSSRVKRFTKDSALSEESEQELKQNAATVSIEPTDRSKQFGPENPSLSGHSRNVPTITRIIKPVGYSVSVLNNIPDVIVTFLAVRSDGKEVTVNNKFLKTNNPHLLINYYEQHLRYNPTL